CAAACCGTTCGTGTGGACCAAGACCAGCGAAGAGATCCTGGGGTCGATCGGCCGCTACTGCGGCGACATACTCCAAGCAACCGGCACCGAACAATAATGCAGCGCTTCAATCGGACAGGACACTAGGAGCGGATGGTCGAGCTCGGCTACGCGCTGTCCTGCGAGGAGCACCGACCGTCAGATCTGGTCGCGAACGCCCGCCGCGCCGAGGAAGTTGGTTTCGGGTTCGCGCTGATCTCCGATCACTTCCATCCGTGGCTCGACGCGCAAGGTCAGAGCCCGCTCGTGTGGAACGTCGTCGGGGCGATCGCACAGGTGACCGACGCGCTCATCGTCGGCACGGGCGTCTCCTGCCCGACGATGCGCGTGCATCCGGCGATCGTCGCACAGGCGGCGGCGACGTCGGCGGCGATGCTTCCGGGCCGGTTCTTCCTGGGCGTCGGTAGCGGCGAGCGCCTCAACGAACACGTCACCGGCGCCACGTGGCCCGCCACCGACGTGCGTCATGACATGCTCGAGGAGGCCATCGGGATCATCCGGGCGTTGTGGACCGGCGACATGGTCACCCACCGTGGCCGTCACTTCACGGTCGAGGACGCCCGTCTGTACACACTGCCCGACGAACCCCCGCCGCTGGCGGTCGCTGCGAGCGGCCCATCCGCCGCCGAGCTCGCGGGGCGACTCGGCGACGCCCTCGTCGGCCTGGCTCCGAGTTCGGACGTCATCGAAACGTTCCGCCAGGCCGGCGGCGACGGCAAGCCGCGGTACGGCCAGATCACCGTCTGCTGGGCGGAGTCGGAGGACCAGGCGGTCCGCACGGCGATGGAGCACTGGCCGCAGATCGGCCTCAAGAGCGACGAGAACACCGAGTTCCGCACCCCGAAGCAGTTCCAGCAGGCCGTCCAGCTGGTCACCGAGGATCGCTTGACGCAGCTGGTGGCGTGCGGCCCCGACCCCGGACGCCACCTCGAGATGATCGACCGTTTCAGCGACGCGGGTTACGACCACGTCTACCTGCACCAGGTGGGACCCGATCAGGAAGGCTTCCTGCGGTTCTCCGAGCGGGAGCTGCTCCCGCGCCTCTCGTAGCGGTGGCCTGTCGCCGCGGCCGGAGGGCTCGACCGATCTTCGCCCGCCGTTTCGCGCCGTCACCGTGGATGCTCCCGGCTTCTCCTCACGTCCTCGGCGTCGCCGTACGCGGCTGACCACGTCAGCACGGAGCGGCAGTAAGGTCGCGCGTTCGGAGGGGCCGGCACGAAGACAGGACAGCCCGTGGCGACGTCGGATCAGGTGGCGGCTGGGGAGGTCGCTCCCCCGGCTGCACAGCGGCTGACCCTGCGGCACCTGTCGGATGTGCGGTCGGTCCGGGAACAGCTGGCCGAGGACGTCCGCACCGGCTTGATGGGCCCGCGCAAGGCCCTGCCTCCGAAGTACTTCTACGACGCGCGGGGCAGCGCCCTGTTCGAGCGCATCACCGGACTCCCCGAGTACTACCTCACCCGCGCCGAGGCCGAGATCCTCCGTGCACAGGCCCACGACCTCGTCCGTGAGATCCGCCCGGTCGAGCTGGTCGAGCTCGGGTCCGGTTCGTCGCGGAAAACCCGTCTGCTGCTCGACGCCATGCACGACGTCGGGACAGGTTCCCGCTACGTGGCCCTTGACGTCAGTGAGGCTGCGCTGCGGGACGCGGCCGACCGGCTCACCGCCGACCTCCCGTGGCTCACGGTGGACGGGCTGGTGGGTGACTTCCGCCGTGATGTTCCCGCGATCCCGCGTAGCGGGCGACGCCTGCTCGTCTTCCTCGGCTCGACGATCGGGAACCTCAACCCCGGCGAACGTGCCGCGCTCCTCGAGCAGGTCGCGCTCGCGCTCCACCGCGACGACCACTTCCTGCTGGGCGTGGA
This is a stretch of genomic DNA from Actinomycetota bacterium. It encodes these proteins:
- a CDS encoding TIGR03557 family F420-dependent LLM class oxidoreductase, with translation MVELGYALSCEEHRPSDLVANARRAEEVGFGFALISDHFHPWLDAQGQSPLVWNVVGAIAQVTDALIVGTGVSCPTMRVHPAIVAQAAATSAAMLPGRFFLGVGSGERLNEHVTGATWPATDVRHDMLEEAIGIIRALWTGDMVTHRGRHFTVEDARLYTLPDEPPPLAVAASGPSAAELAGRLGDALVGLAPSSDVIETFRQAGGDGKPRYGQITVCWAESEDQAVRTAMEHWPQIGLKSDENTEFRTPKQFQQAVQLVTEDRLTQLVACGPDPGRHLEMIDRFSDAGYDHVYLHQVGPDQEGFLRFSERELLPRLS
- the egtD gene encoding L-histidine N(alpha)-methyltransferase is translated as MGPRKALPPKYFYDARGSALFERITGLPEYYLTRAEAEILRAQAHDLVREIRPVELVELGSGSSRKTRLLLDAMHDVGTGSRYVALDVSEAALRDAADRLTADLPWLTVDGLVGDFRRDVPAIPRSGRRLLVFLGSTIGNLNPGERAALLEQVALALHRDDHFLLGVDLVKDPSVLRAAYDDRAGVTAAFNCNLISVLNRELGAELPLDAFEHVARYDEDRASIEMSLRASREISARFADLGITVTFTAGEELHTESSYKFTRSQVVAELSGAGLRLQRWETDRRARFALALARPEQSRTSKASVR